The following coding sequences lie in one Rutidosis leptorrhynchoides isolate AG116_Rl617_1_P2 chromosome 6, CSIRO_AGI_Rlap_v1, whole genome shotgun sequence genomic window:
- the LOC139855806 gene encoding dehydration-responsive element-binding protein 1E-like: protein MDSPSPSSDPNSYDSVRTRPKQIPHSNDGVTLASTKPKKRAGRTKFKETRHPVYRGVRMRNKNKWVCEVREPNKKTRIWLGTYPTAEMAARAHDVAALALRGNLACLNFADSVSRLPVPVSNDPKDICKAAAQAAEAFRPTNMGVDDGDIVGDASDDKGSDEMSEDEGSIAEVDMNRYVDEEAIFYMPRLIADMAEGMLIPPPRCLVGWSSDDMDSQYADVSLWNFSE from the coding sequence ATGGATAGTCCGAGCCCATCCTCTGACCCGAATTCATATGATTCAGTTCGTACCCGACCCAAGCAGATTCCCCATTCTAACGATGGAGTTACACTAGCATCAACAAAACCGAAAAAAAGAGCGGGTCGAACAAAGTTTAAAGAGACCCGACACCCGGTTTATAGAGGGGTCCGAATGAGGAACAAAAATAAATGGGTCTGTGAAGTACGAGAGCCAAATAAAAAGACCCGAATATGGCTTGGAACATACCCGACTGCTGAGATGGCAGCTAGAGCTCATGACGTGGCAGCATTGGCATTACGTGGTAATCTCGCTTGTTTAAATTTTGCTGACTCAGTATCCCGGTTACCCGTGCCAGTCTCGAACGATCCCAAGGACATCTGCAAGGCTGCCGCCCAGGCGGCCGAGGCATTTCGGCCGACAAATATGGGGGTGGACGATGGTGACATTGTCGGGGATGCGAGTGATGACAAGGGTTCTGATGAGATGTCAGAAGATGAAGGCTCGATTGCTGAGGTGGATATGAATAGGTATGTTGATGAAGAGGCAATTTTTTATATGCCCAGGTTAATTGCTGACATGGCAGAAGGGATGTTAATTCCGCCACCTCGATGTTTAGTTGGATGGAGTTCTGATGACATGGATAGTCAATATGCTGACGTGTCGCTATGGAATTTTTCAGAATGA